The Limnochorda sp. LNt genome includes a region encoding these proteins:
- a CDS encoding S-layer homology domain-containing protein, whose product MWRKGLAVVLTMVALALAVPPALAEESPFVDVPEGHWAYEAIANLAAAGLVQGYPDGTFGGSRMLTRYEAAMIFSRMLTRLENVIRQDVAGEVQGLSAQVAGDVTQRVMARATSEIQQAIMAAREALARDLTQMVEEKLAQAPPTTVERVVVERQPQVTERVVVEQAFEVNDEVRAAIAAVVADEVQQRLSGERLERLARELAGTQAFADGVDAILQRELGPVLGLQGLDVEVAALRGDVDAIRSVLNRRVDQLAADIEALRSAQEGLGQSLSAVNDLAVQSVQRVGALESQVIGMSGRIDSLEQSAAQKAAQGDVDALSGRVQQLEQTNRRLTWAVVLLGLAAVAGIFMPMP is encoded by the coding sequence ATGTGGCGCAAGGGCCTGGCGGTCGTGCTCACGATGGTGGCGCTAGCGCTCGCGGTGCCCCCGGCGCTGGCCGAGGAGAGTCCGTTCGTCGACGTCCCGGAGGGGCACTGGGCCTATGAGGCCATCGCCAACCTGGCGGCTGCGGGATTGGTGCAGGGGTATCCCGACGGCACGTTCGGCGGCTCGCGGATGCTGACCCGCTACGAGGCCGCCATGATCTTCTCCCGCATGCTGACCCGTCTCGAAAACGTCATCCGCCAGGACGTGGCCGGTGAGGTGCAGGGCCTGTCGGCGCAGGTCGCAGGTGACGTGACCCAGCGCGTGATGGCCCGCGCCACCTCCGAGATCCAGCAGGCCATCATGGCCGCTCGGGAGGCGCTGGCCCGGGATCTGACCCAGATGGTGGAGGAGAAGCTGGCGCAGGCCCCGCCCACGACGGTGGAGCGGGTCGTGGTGGAGCGGCAACCGCAGGTGACGGAGCGCGTCGTCGTCGAGCAGGCGTTCGAGGTCAACGACGAGGTGCGGGCCGCCATCGCGGCCGTGGTGGCCGACGAGGTGCAGCAGCGCCTGAGCGGCGAGCGCCTCGAGCGGCTGGCTCGGGAGCTGGCGGGCACGCAGGCCTTCGCGGACGGAGTGGACGCCATCCTGCAGCGCGAGCTCGGGCCGGTGCTGGGCCTGCAGGGGCTCGACGTCGAGGTGGCCGCCCTGCGCGGTGACGTCGATGCCATCCGCTCCGTGCTCAACCGGCGGGTGGATCAGCTCGCGGCCGACATCGAGGCCCTGCGCAGCGCCCAGGAGGGGCTGGGGCAGTCGCTGAGCGCCGTCAACGACCTGGCGGTTCAGAGCGTCCAGCGTGTCGGCGCCCTCGAGTCGCAGGTGATCGGGATGAGCGGCCGCATCGACAGCCTGGAGCAGTCCGCCGCGCAGAAGGCGGCGCAGGGTGACGTCGATGCGCTGAGCGGGCGGGTCCAGCAGCTGGAGCAGACCAACCGGCGGCTCACGTGGGCCGTGGTGCTGCTGGGGCTCGCGGCCGTCGCCGGTATCTTCATGCCCATGCCCTGA
- a CDS encoding SLBB domain-containing protein, translated as MNPSRAAVWAVLLCLLLGAWGAAGWAQSAQPYRLGPGDVLEISVWGQPDLRAVVEVRPDGYVSFPLAGDVLAEGVSPAELAQSITERLEGYIRSPQVTVIVQRFRTIRVQALGAVRQPGTYALPPGATVTQLLGAAAGLTEEADPSGAVLSRRTASGAIQQHPVDVEGLLDGRVGEVWALQDGDVLFVPRGRPALVIGEVRQPGAYMVRPGMRVLDLLAAAGGLTPQAAGEAATLTRATPDGRQEVLPLDLPELLRRPDSAHNVAVRAGDLLVVPTAGHLAVLGEVRRPGTVRHRSGMTVSEALAEAGGPTDEADLHRVWLVRGGADGLVGEGGRAELDLAGLHGAGEGRQAPSDPAAVAAPRLAVQPGDILVVPRAQRDVVVLGAVARPGTYPLRSGARLLDALAAAGGVVHERAGEELTVRRQGRSEPLRVSVRQLVEQGDPAAVNVALEPGDVIFVPEVERQVAVVGEVLRPGSVPYRAGMTVADVLAQVGGLTERADPARASIHRLSGTGESQPLPVDLRAMAGAEGWSQAAVSVAVQPGDILVVPRAQRDVVVLGAVVRPGTYPLRSGARLLDALAAAGGVVHERAGEELTVRRQDRSEPLRVSVRQLVEQGDPAVNVTLEPGDVIFVPEVERQVLALGALLSPGAFPYREGLRVLDLLARAGGPRPDADERAAVLNRAGGESVAIDLALLQRQPRSELNVALAPGDVLFVPPSRQVLVLGEVGRPGAYSVPAGARVTDVLALAGGVRPDAGVTTLILTRRSGADGADGAVLRLDYARLVEGADAALNVEVEGGDVLYVPEGRRHVLVLGQVQRPGLYAIPTPGPVRLLDVLALAGGPTRRAVLDAVGILRPDGQSTTVTTGRGSTLFQGRAADNPVIEPGDVVYVPETRWPDWSQILGVLEGIYLFQQIVGGS; from the coding sequence GTGAACCCGTCGAGAGCAGCTGTGTGGGCGGTGTTGCTCTGCCTGCTGCTGGGGGCATGGGGCGCAGCGGGTTGGGCACAGTCGGCCCAGCCGTACCGGCTTGGTCCAGGCGACGTGCTGGAGATCAGCGTGTGGGGCCAGCCCGACCTCCGCGCGGTGGTGGAGGTCCGACCGGACGGATACGTCAGCTTCCCTCTGGCCGGCGACGTGCTGGCGGAGGGAGTGAGCCCCGCAGAGCTCGCGCAGTCCATCACCGAGCGTCTCGAGGGCTACATCCGGTCGCCTCAGGTCACCGTCATCGTCCAGCGGTTTCGGACCATCCGCGTGCAGGCGCTGGGCGCCGTGCGCCAGCCGGGCACCTACGCCCTGCCACCCGGGGCCACCGTCACCCAACTCCTGGGGGCAGCCGCCGGGCTCACCGAGGAGGCGGATCCGTCGGGAGCGGTCCTCTCTCGCCGCACCGCCTCCGGAGCGATCCAGCAACACCCGGTGGACGTGGAGGGGCTCCTGGACGGTCGCGTCGGCGAGGTCTGGGCGCTGCAGGACGGCGACGTGCTCTTCGTCCCTCGGGGCCGGCCCGCGCTGGTCATCGGGGAGGTGCGCCAGCCCGGCGCCTACATGGTGAGGCCCGGCATGCGGGTGCTGGACCTGCTCGCGGCTGCCGGGGGCCTGACGCCGCAGGCGGCAGGGGAGGCCGCGACCCTGACCCGGGCCACTCCGGACGGCCGGCAAGAGGTGCTCCCGCTCGACCTGCCGGAGCTGCTGCGACGGCCCGATTCGGCGCACAACGTGGCGGTGCGGGCGGGGGACCTGCTGGTGGTGCCGACGGCCGGCCATCTGGCCGTCCTCGGGGAGGTCCGACGCCCGGGGACCGTGCGCCACCGCTCGGGCATGACGGTGAGCGAGGCCTTGGCGGAGGCCGGTGGCCCCACCGACGAGGCCGACTTGCACCGGGTGTGGCTCGTGCGGGGTGGCGCCGACGGTTTGGTGGGCGAGGGCGGCCGTGCCGAGCTGGATCTGGCCGGCCTGCACGGAGCCGGCGAGGGGCGACAGGCTCCCAGCGATCCCGCCGCGGTCGCGGCGCCCCGCCTGGCGGTGCAGCCGGGGGACATCCTGGTGGTGCCGCGGGCGCAACGCGACGTGGTGGTGCTGGGGGCGGTGGCGCGCCCGGGCACCTATCCACTGCGCAGCGGCGCCCGCCTGCTCGACGCGCTGGCCGCAGCCGGCGGCGTGGTGCACGAGCGGGCCGGCGAGGAGCTGACGGTGCGGCGGCAGGGCCGCTCCGAGCCGCTGCGGGTGTCGGTGCGGCAGCTGGTGGAGCAGGGCGACCCGGCCGCCGTCAACGTGGCGCTCGAGCCCGGCGACGTCATCTTCGTGCCCGAGGTGGAGCGCCAGGTGGCGGTCGTGGGTGAGGTGCTGCGTCCGGGCAGCGTGCCGTACCGGGCCGGGATGACGGTGGCCGACGTGCTGGCGCAGGTGGGGGGCCTGACCGAGCGGGCGGACCCGGCCCGCGCCTCCATCCACCGGCTGTCGGGGACCGGGGAGAGCCAGCCGCTACCGGTGGACCTGCGGGCCATGGCGGGGGCGGAGGGCTGGTCCCAGGCCGCGGTCAGCGTGGCGGTGCAGCCGGGGGACATCCTGGTGGTGCCACGGGCGCAACGCGACGTGGTGGTGCTGGGGGCGGTGGTGCGCCCGGGCACCTATCCGCTGCGCAGCGGCGCCCGCCTGCTCGACGCGCTGGCCGCAGCCGGCGGCGTGGTGCACGAGCGGGCCGGCGAGGAGCTGACGGTGAGGCGGCAGGACCGCTCCGAGCCGCTGCGGGTGTCGGTGCGGCAGCTGGTGGAGCAGGGCGACCCGGCTGTCAACGTGACGCTCGAGCCCGGCGACGTCATCTTCGTGCCCGAGGTGGAGCGCCAGGTGCTGGCCCTGGGCGCCCTCCTGTCGCCGGGAGCCTTCCCCTATCGTGAGGGGCTGCGCGTGCTGGACCTCCTGGCGCGGGCGGGAGGGCCCCGCCCCGATGCCGACGAGCGTGCGGCCGTCCTCAACCGGGCGGGCGGCGAGAGCGTCGCCATCGATCTGGCTCTGCTCCAGCGACAGCCCCGGTCGGAGCTCAACGTGGCCCTGGCGCCCGGTGACGTGCTGTTCGTGCCGCCGTCGCGCCAGGTGTTGGTGCTGGGCGAGGTGGGACGCCCCGGCGCCTACTCCGTGCCGGCAGGCGCCCGCGTCACGGACGTCCTCGCCCTGGCCGGCGGGGTGCGGCCCGATGCGGGCGTCACCACCCTGATCCTCACCCGCCGCTCGGGGGCGGATGGTGCTGACGGCGCCGTGTTGCGGCTCGACTACGCCCGGTTGGTGGAGGGCGCCGATGCGGCCCTCAACGTCGAGGTGGAGGGGGGAGACGTCCTCTACGTCCCCGAGGGACGCCGCCACGTCTTGGTGCTGGGGCAGGTGCAGCGGCCCGGCCTGTACGCCATCCCGACCCCCGGCCCCGTGCGGCTGCTGGACGTGCTGGCCCTGGCCGGCGGGCCCACCCGGCGGGCGGTGCTGGATGCGGTGGGCATCCTGCGTCCGGACGGCCAGTCCACCACCGTGACGACGGGGCGGGGGTCGACCCTCTTCCAGGGGCGCGCCGCCGACAACCCCGTCATCGAGCCCGGTGACGTCGTCTACGTGCCGGAGACCCGGTGGCCCGACTGGAGCCAGATACTGGGCGTGCTCGAGGGGATTTACCTCTTCCAGCAGATCGTGGGAGGCTCGTGA
- a CDS encoding CpsD/CapB family tyrosine-protein kinase, which yields MRGRAGRALPVHPSGPPLVMEGDQYRLVAEAFRSLRTNLQYAALGSPLRILTVTAAGPDEGKSSITANLAVALAQGGTRVLAVGADLRRPALHRAFDLDHRVGLTSVLMGRMSLEEAVRQTEPWGVDVLPSGPLPPNPAELLGSRQMAALLEEMRQRWELVLLDTPPVVALSDAALLAARSDGVLLVVTAHQTPRDVVVAARRQLEQVGARILGVVLNRVRPSESGRYHYYYDYYSRDGSSDEAPRDGRPSRAPRAPASLDERGGRVLADRTAGDGDA from the coding sequence ATGAGAGGGCGGGCGGGCCGCGCGTTGCCGGTCCATCCCAGCGGGCCGCCGCTGGTGATGGAGGGCGACCAGTACAGGCTGGTGGCGGAGGCCTTCCGTAGCCTGCGCACCAATCTACAGTACGCGGCCCTGGGGTCGCCGCTGCGCATCCTGACGGTGACCGCGGCCGGCCCCGACGAGGGCAAGAGCTCCATCACGGCCAATCTGGCCGTGGCCCTGGCCCAGGGCGGGACCCGGGTGCTGGCGGTCGGGGCCGACCTGCGGCGGCCGGCGTTGCACCGGGCCTTCGACCTGGATCACAGGGTCGGCCTGACCAGCGTGCTGATGGGGCGGATGTCACTGGAGGAAGCCGTCCGGCAGACGGAGCCATGGGGCGTCGACGTGCTGCCGTCAGGCCCCCTGCCGCCCAACCCGGCCGAGCTGCTGGGCTCCCGGCAGATGGCGGCCCTATTGGAGGAGATGCGGCAGCGCTGGGAGCTGGTGCTGCTCGACACGCCGCCGGTTGTGGCCCTCAGCGATGCCGCGTTGCTCGCCGCCCGTAGCGACGGCGTACTGTTGGTCGTGACCGCTCACCAGACTCCCCGGGACGTGGTGGTGGCCGCTCGCCGCCAGCTCGAGCAGGTGGGCGCGCGCATCCTGGGGGTGGTCCTCAACCGGGTGCGGCCGTCGGAGTCGGGCCGCTACCACTATTACTACGATTACTACTCCCGCGACGGCTCATCGGACGAGGCGCCCCGCGACGGGCGGCCCTCCCGGGCCCCCAGAGCCCCGGCCAGCCTCGACGAGCGAGGGGGCCGGGTGCTGGCCGACCGCACCGCCGGAGACGGGGACGCCTGA
- a CDS encoding RuvC family protein, with protein MAGRVRRVMAIDPGRAKCGVAVVEPGGGVLHREVVATADLERRVVVLLARYAPDVLVVGDRTGSGPIARRLGALSEVRALGGVVAVDERDSSLEARRRYFQAMPPRGLWRLVPAGLRVPPVPVDDWAAVVLAERFLSSHGGGGGRIGSFAAGPRARWSESHAVEPSARCEA; from the coding sequence GTGGCGGGGCGCGTGCGTCGGGTGATGGCCATCGACCCCGGGCGTGCCAAGTGCGGGGTCGCGGTCGTGGAACCGGGAGGCGGCGTGCTGCACCGGGAGGTGGTGGCCACCGCCGACCTGGAGCGACGCGTCGTCGTGCTCCTCGCCCGGTACGCCCCCGACGTGCTCGTGGTGGGCGACCGGACGGGCTCCGGGCCTATCGCCCGTCGCCTCGGGGCCCTGTCCGAGGTGCGGGCCCTGGGAGGCGTCGTTGCCGTCGACGAGCGCGACAGCTCGCTCGAGGCCCGTCGTCGGTACTTCCAAGCGATGCCCCCGAGGGGGCTCTGGAGGCTGGTGCCCGCCGGCCTGCGGGTGCCCCCCGTCCCTGTCGACGACTGGGCAGCCGTCGTTCTGGCGGAGCGCTTCTTGTCGAGTCATGGCGGCGGGGGGGGCCGGATAGGATCTTTTGCCGCAGGGCCGCGCGCCCGTTGGAGCGAATCGCACGCCGTGGAGCCCTCCGCAAGATGCGAAGCGTAG
- a CDS encoding tyrosine-protein phosphatase gives MDVHHHLLPGLDDGPRDWGQALELAREAARAGIRTVVATPHVRPGRPGQPTRAAVVEMVDELRSRLASEGVELEVLPGAEVYPVPDLPRWLAGEGGASWELGQGSQVRYLLLDLPFDRLPPNFDRLIFEVALAGVTPVIAHPERNRQLAERPQLLAPLVEQGAVVQVTAGSLVGGFGREAQQAGLWLVRRGLARVVATDAHDVVRRSPLAMREAWRHLSRHVGVAMAEHLCSRWPLQVARGEPLDAASPLSGAAPERRAPAGVRSLARGLRAWWERMVSSV, from the coding sequence GTGGATGTCCACCACCACCTGTTGCCGGGGCTCGACGACGGGCCCCGGGACTGGGGCCAGGCTCTGGAGCTGGCGCGGGAGGCGGCCCGCGCCGGCATCCGCACCGTGGTCGCGACGCCGCACGTCCGTCCCGGCCGGCCCGGCCAGCCTACCCGGGCCGCCGTGGTGGAGATGGTGGACGAGCTGCGCTCCCGGCTGGCCTCGGAAGGCGTCGAGCTCGAGGTGCTGCCGGGGGCGGAGGTCTACCCGGTGCCGGACCTGCCCCGGTGGCTGGCCGGAGAAGGCGGGGCGTCGTGGGAACTGGGGCAGGGCAGCCAGGTCCGGTATCTGTTGCTGGACCTGCCCTTCGACCGGTTGCCGCCCAACTTCGACCGGCTCATCTTCGAGGTGGCCCTGGCCGGCGTCACCCCCGTCATCGCCCACCCCGAACGCAACCGCCAGCTGGCCGAGCGCCCGCAGCTGCTGGCCCCGCTGGTGGAACAGGGGGCCGTGGTGCAGGTGACCGCCGGCAGCCTGGTCGGCGGATTCGGGCGAGAGGCCCAGCAGGCAGGCCTGTGGCTCGTGCGCCGAGGTCTGGCCCGGGTGGTGGCCACCGACGCCCACGACGTCGTGCGACGCTCGCCCCTGGCTATGCGGGAGGCGTGGCGTCACCTCTCCCGACACGTGGGCGTGGCCATGGCCGAGCACCTGTGCAGCCGATGGCCTCTCCAGGTGGCGCGGGGCGAGCCCCTCGACGCGGCGTCGCCCTTGTCCGGCGCAGCGCCCGAGCGCCGCGCACCGGCCGGCGTCCGGAGCCTGGCCCGCGGTCTGCGGGCGTGGTGGGAGCGCATGGTGAGCTCCGTCTAG
- a CDS encoding DUF3084 domain-containing protein — MAFIGALLVMAGLIAFIGDRVGMRVGRRRLTLLGLRPRHTSVVITVLTGVVIAGLSLGMLVAASNEVRLALFRIDEIHAVLADNRRQLEALQQELDRRQRALAEATAARDEAEAQRDAAMQERARAESELKQAQSLLDQVQGELASARQELARTQQRLEKTRQDLTFQVARVQQLQELGETLAARVQDLEQQVASLRRTEQELSDAIIALWGTAQRLHYGSLVYRHGEIVLSEVITSDGTAEGARESLLAFLRRVESVASARMGQAQGGEGAQGSVVRLRPDEFDESLATLAGGKGTWVVRARVDGNTLAGEAVVVQIELIPRGLAYQAGQVVAEVVVDPSRERVEDQVLALLGRTNELAIAYGGMVTGPDGTVGKLVSAEEFVRVVEELRQMGRPARVVARAERDTYNTEGPLSIRLDVEALSDASQAGKRGSPGSG, encoded by the coding sequence GTGGCGTTCATCGGGGCCCTGCTGGTGATGGCGGGGCTCATCGCCTTCATCGGAGATCGGGTCGGCATGCGGGTGGGCCGGAGGCGGCTGACCCTGCTGGGGCTGCGGCCTCGCCACACCTCGGTGGTCATCACGGTCCTCACCGGGGTCGTCATCGCCGGTCTCTCCCTCGGGATGCTGGTGGCCGCCTCCAACGAGGTGCGCCTCGCCCTCTTTCGCATCGACGAGATCCACGCGGTGCTGGCCGACAACCGCCGGCAGCTGGAGGCGCTCCAGCAGGAGCTGGATCGTCGCCAGCGGGCTCTGGCGGAGGCGACCGCCGCCCGGGACGAGGCCGAGGCCCAGCGAGACGCGGCGATGCAGGAGCGGGCCCGGGCGGAGTCCGAGCTAAAGCAGGCGCAGAGTCTGCTCGACCAGGTGCAGGGTGAGCTGGCCTCCGCCCGCCAGGAGCTGGCCCGGACCCAGCAACGGCTGGAGAAGACCCGGCAGGACCTCACCTTTCAGGTGGCGCGGGTGCAGCAGCTGCAGGAGCTGGGCGAGACCCTGGCCGCAAGGGTGCAGGACCTCGAGCAACAGGTGGCGTCGTTGCGTCGCACCGAGCAGGAGCTGAGCGACGCCATCATCGCCCTGTGGGGGACGGCTCAACGGCTGCATTACGGCAGCCTCGTCTACCGGCACGGCGAGATCGTCCTCTCCGAGGTGATCACGTCGGACGGGACGGCCGAGGGGGCGCGCGAGAGCCTGCTGGCATTCCTGCGGCGGGTCGAGTCGGTGGCGTCGGCCCGCATGGGGCAGGCCCAGGGAGGGGAGGGAGCGCAGGGGAGCGTCGTACGGCTTCGGCCCGACGAGTTCGACGAGAGCCTGGCCACGCTTGCCGGCGGCAAGGGCACGTGGGTCGTGCGGGCCCGCGTCGACGGCAATACCCTGGCCGGTGAGGCCGTGGTGGTGCAGATCGAGCTGATTCCCCGAGGCCTCGCCTACCAGGCCGGTCAGGTGGTGGCGGAGGTCGTCGTCGATCCGTCCCGGGAGCGCGTCGAGGATCAGGTGCTGGCCCTCTTGGGGCGGACCAACGAGCTGGCCATCGCGTACGGTGGCATGGTGACCGGGCCCGATGGCACCGTGGGCAAGTTGGTGAGCGCGGAGGAGTTCGTGCGGGTGGTGGAGGAGCTCCGGCAGATGGGGCGCCCGGCCCGTGTCGTCGCCCGGGCGGAGCGCGACACGTACAACACGGAGGGCCCGCTCTCCATCCGCCTCGACGTCGAGGCGCTCTCCGACGCATCGCAGGCTGGCAAAAGAGGGAGTCCAGGCTCGGGGTAG
- a CDS encoding GumC family protein has translation MAAHPEVMDDEIDLRAYARALWRRRWLIGGVTLVAAAAAVLVTRATTPLYEATTTVIVRPSATGLALQENPAAALLGGGRPALQNYVELLRSRTVIERVARSLYGADGVTAEQLERLRRSVSVQPVSNTDAVRISVRLPDPAEAQRVANAVVSSFAEFNREMNQSEARSALAFIETQLRQVQESLRSAENTLLSYREANRLVEPSQQARAAVDKLADLEKMRASAQIALRESATRAAEIRTQLEKQGPTLISSTTIASNPMIQSYKLRLSDVEARLSAARQSLAPNHPQIAALEAEADQLRRLMGEEVERVVSAQTETLNPIYQGLVQQLIGLEADQLAQQARHEAVQRLIAQEEAALLALPARELELARLERERRVNEELYVMLRTRYEELRIQEASVVADIRIIDPAVRPESPVSPRPLLNLAVATFLGLFAGVGAALVLELMDTSVRSEEELERLLGAPVLGRIPEWTELTEGRGPDR, from the coding sequence ATGGCCGCTCATCCCGAGGTGATGGATGACGAGATCGACCTGCGAGCGTACGCCCGTGCGCTGTGGCGCCGACGGTGGCTCATCGGCGGGGTCACCCTGGTGGCTGCGGCCGCTGCCGTGCTGGTGACCCGGGCGACCACACCGCTTTACGAGGCGACCACCACGGTGATCGTGCGTCCCAGCGCGACGGGCCTGGCCCTCCAGGAAAACCCTGCCGCGGCGCTGCTGGGCGGCGGCCGCCCGGCCCTGCAAAACTACGTGGAGCTCCTGCGCAGCCGCACGGTCATCGAGCGGGTGGCCCGCAGCCTCTACGGTGCCGACGGGGTGACGGCCGAGCAGTTGGAGCGCCTGCGCCGCTCCGTCTCGGTGCAGCCCGTCAGCAATACCGACGCCGTGCGCATCTCGGTGCGCCTGCCCGATCCAGCCGAGGCGCAGCGGGTGGCCAACGCGGTGGTCAGCAGCTTCGCCGAGTTCAACCGGGAGATGAACCAGTCGGAGGCCCGCTCGGCCCTGGCCTTCATCGAGACGCAGCTGCGCCAGGTCCAGGAGAGCCTGCGCTCCGCGGAGAACACGCTGCTCAGCTACCGCGAGGCCAACCGGCTGGTGGAGCCATCCCAGCAGGCCCGCGCCGCGGTCGACAAGCTGGCCGACCTGGAGAAGATGCGGGCCAGCGCGCAGATCGCGCTGCGGGAGTCGGCCACCCGGGCCGCCGAGATCCGCACCCAACTCGAGAAGCAGGGGCCCACGCTCATCTCGTCCACCACCATCGCCTCCAACCCCATGATCCAGAGCTACAAGCTGCGGCTCAGCGACGTCGAGGCCCGCCTGTCGGCGGCACGCCAGAGCCTCGCGCCCAACCATCCCCAGATCGCCGCCCTGGAGGCCGAGGCGGATCAACTCCGCCGCCTGATGGGTGAGGAGGTGGAGCGGGTCGTCTCGGCCCAGACCGAGACCCTCAACCCCATCTACCAGGGCCTCGTGCAGCAGCTCATCGGCCTGGAGGCGGACCAGCTCGCCCAGCAGGCGCGCCACGAGGCCGTCCAGCGTCTCATCGCCCAGGAGGAGGCGGCCCTCCTGGCCCTGCCGGCCCGCGAACTGGAGCTGGCCCGCCTCGAGCGGGAGCGGCGGGTCAACGAGGAACTCTACGTGATGCTCCGCACCCGCTACGAGGAGCTGCGCATCCAGGAGGCCTCGGTGGTGGCGGACATCCGCATCATCGACCCGGCGGTACGGCCGGAGAGCCCTGTCTCGCCGAGGCCCTTGCTCAACCTGGCCGTGGCCACGTTCCTCGGGCTCTTCGCCGGGGTGGGCGCCGCGCTGGTGCTGGAGCTGATGGATACCAGCGTGCGCAGCGAGGAGGAGCTGGAGCGGCTCCTGGGTGCCCCCGTGTTGGGCCGGATCCCCGAGTGGACCGAGCTGACCGAGGGGAGGGGGCCGGACCGATGA
- a CDS encoding ParB/RepB/Spo0J family partition protein encodes MPEYLQIPVERIRCEQQVRRTFSEASIDGLAQSLKEVGMLHPVLVIPDDDGSYRLVSGERRLRAAMQAGERLVPALVVRQPRGSITQIQLIENLQREDLNPVERALAIQAFMQQESLSKAAAAARLGIPRTTLTDWLDVLELDERYQAALVDNFTGGDSPLTLSHVSEARALAARLGSPGIASVLLDAVLEHRLSKAETRQVAQLVREHTNLSIQQAVRMVRWSRDGAARAQRGRPDADGAREVAAASDGASTPGAAHEGRRRAEGFAPIIRSLDRVRRALAALVGGALRHTTPEERVQLVEYLQSLRRWIDDAIAFTREMDDPALAAQRRKAMAVALKKAARRRRREERRQALRAEGTTSSVAPDGVASSTGGSPATLDPMA; translated from the coding sequence ATGCCGGAGTACCTGCAGATTCCCGTCGAACGGATCCGCTGCGAGCAGCAGGTGCGCCGGACCTTCAGCGAGGCATCCATCGACGGGCTGGCCCAGTCGCTCAAGGAGGTGGGGATGCTCCACCCGGTCCTGGTCATCCCCGACGACGACGGCTCGTACCGGCTCGTCTCGGGTGAGCGGCGGCTGCGGGCGGCGATGCAGGCCGGCGAGCGACTGGTGCCCGCCCTGGTGGTGCGGCAGCCCCGGGGCAGCATCACGCAGATCCAGCTCATCGAAAACCTGCAACGCGAGGATCTCAACCCGGTGGAGCGAGCGCTGGCCATCCAGGCCTTCATGCAGCAGGAGAGCCTCTCCAAGGCCGCGGCGGCGGCGCGCCTGGGCATCCCGCGCACGACCCTGACGGACTGGCTGGACGTGCTGGAGCTCGACGAACGCTACCAGGCCGCGCTGGTGGACAACTTCACCGGGGGCGACTCGCCCCTCACCCTCTCCCACGTCTCGGAGGCCCGGGCGCTCGCCGCCCGGCTCGGCAGCCCCGGCATCGCCAGCGTGCTGCTCGATGCCGTGCTGGAGCACCGGCTCAGCAAGGCCGAGACCCGCCAGGTGGCGCAGCTGGTGCGGGAGCACACCAACCTCAGCATCCAGCAGGCCGTCCGCATGGTACGGTGGAGCCGCGACGGTGCGGCCAGGGCCCAGCGTGGACGTCCCGACGCGGACGGCGCCCGTGAGGTCGCCGCCGCCAGCGATGGTGCCTCGACGCCGGGGGCGGCCCACGAGGGCCGACGGCGGGCCGAAGGCTTCGCTCCCATCATCCGGAGCCTGGATCGGGTGCGACGCGCGCTGGCCGCGCTGGTGGGGGGCGCCCTGCGCCACACGACGCCCGAGGAGCGGGTGCAACTCGTCGAATACCTGCAGAGCCTGCGGCGATGGATCGATGACGCCATCGCCTTCACCCGGGAGATGGACGACCCCGCCCTGGCGGCGCAGCGGCGCAAAGCCATGGCCGTCGCCCTCAAGAAGGCGGCCCGGCGCCGCCGCCGTGAGGAGCGGCGACAGGCCCTCAGGGCCGAGGGGACGACGTCGTCAGTCGCTCCGGATGGTGTCGCGTCCAGTACCGGCGGTAGCCCTGCAACACTTGACCCAATGGCGTGA